The following coding sequences are from one Triticum aestivum cultivar Chinese Spring chromosome 5A, IWGSC CS RefSeq v2.1, whole genome shotgun sequence window:
- the LOC123105705 gene encoding L-type lectin-domain containing receptor kinase SIT2, with amino-acid sequence MFQRRLAAVILLLFSRDVAGVQEFVYDGFAAGKVVTTGTAVVTPSGILQLTNDTKETLGHGFHPAPLRFRDASTGAPVSFSTTFVLAIAPRYPDAHGHGIAFALAPSVNVSGAVAGKYLGLFNTSNSLGNGLSQIVAVELDTVMDMEFQDADDNHVGVDVNSLHSVNSATAGYWHDDGSGGRRFDNISLTGGSNAPVQVWIEYDGDSARLEVTLSPAGEPRPALPLLSCHVNLSSAVADDTYVGFSAANGAAMSSHYVLGWSFRLGGGRAPDLDLSKLPSPPSPRSPKRRMPLLLLLALLLLAVVVLLLVSAAIGVLVMRRRQQRWQFAEEDEEGWEMIDYSPHRISYKDLHDATNGFRDVIGVGGFGRVYHGVLPRSGVEVAVKKVSHGSQQGLQEFLSEITSMSRLRHRNLVQLLGYCRRRDELVLVYDYMPNGSLDQHLFGRAAPGLSWEQRAKIVRGVAAGLLYLHEGWEQVVVHRDIKAGNVLLDADMNGKLSDFGFARLYDHGGDPHATHVVGTLGYIAPEMSKTGMATTSSDIFAFGAFLLEVACGRRPVVFTADADGDLPSPAGIVELVLQRWKAGKITEARDPRIGECDEDDLELVLKLGLLCSHPDPERRPGMRQVVQMLEHAVPPPEMSPEVISESMKQFEHHEAFDEFVGMSFPSTSEVTTATTRQFSNGSRPRSDFHSS; translated from the coding sequence ATGTTTCAGCGGCGGCTGGCCGCGGTAATCTTGCTCCTGTTCTCTCGGGACGTCGCCGGCGTCCAAGAGTTCGTGTACGACGGCTTCGCCGCCGGCAAAGTGGTGACCACCGGCACGGCCGTCGTCACCCCCTCCGGCATCCTCCAGCTCACCAACGACACCAAGGAGACCCTCGGCCACGGCTTCCACCCGGCGCCCCTCCGCTTCCGGGACGCGTCCACGGGCGCGCCCGTCTCCTTCTCCACCACCTTCGTGCTCGCCATCGCGCCTCGGTACCCGGACGCGCACGGCCACGGCATCGCCTTCGCACTCGCGCCGTCGGTCAACGTCTCAGGCGCCGTTGCCGGCAAGTACCTCGGGCTGTTCAACACGTCAAACAGCCTGGGCAACGGCCTGAGCCAGATCGTGGCCGTCGAGCTCGACACGGTCATGGACATGGAGTTCCAGGACGCCGACGACAACCATGTCGGCGTCGACGTCAACAGCCTCCACTCCGTCAACTCGGCCACCGCCGGGTACTGGCACGATGATGGCTCCGGTGGGAGGAGATTCGACAACATCAGCCTGACCGGCGGCAGCAACGCGCCTGTGCAGGTGTGGATCGAGTACGATGGCGACAGCGCGCGCCTCGAGGTGACGCTGTCGCCGGCGGGCGAGCCCAGGCCAGCCCTCCCGCTCTTGTCGTGCCACGTCAACCTCTCGTCGGCCGTCGCCGACGACACCTACGTCGGCTTCTCGGCGGCGAACGGCGCCGCCATGAGCTCGCATTACGTCCTTGGCTGGAGTTTTCGCCTCGGCGGAGGCCGCGCGCCGGACCTCGACCTCTCCAAGCTCCCGAGCCCCCCGTCGCCGCGATCACCCAAGAGGAGGATGCCACTTCTTCTCCTCCTGGCACTGCTCCTCCTAGCCGTCGTGGTCCTGCTCCTGGTGTCGGCGGCCATCGGGGTGCTCGTCATGCGGCGGCGCCAGCAACGCTGGCAGTTCGCCGAGGAGGATGAGGAAGGATGGGAGATGATAGACTACAGCCCACACAGGATCAGCTACAAGGACCTGCACGACGCCACCAATGGCTTCCGCGACGTCATCGGCGTCGGTGGTTTCGGCCGCGTGTACCACGGCGTGCTCCCGAGGTCCGGCGTCGAGGTCGCTGTCAAGAAGGTGTCCCACGGGTCGCAGCAGGGGTTGCAGGAGTTCCTGTCAGAGATCACGAGCATGAGCCGGCTGCGCCACCGCAACCTGGTGCAGCTCCTCGGGTACTGCCGGCGGCGCGACGAACTGGTGCTCGTCTACGACTACATGCCCAACGGCAGCCTGGACCAGCACCTGTTCGGCCGCGCCGCGCCGGGGTTGAGCTGGGAGCAGCGCGCCAAGATCGTCCGGGGCGTCGCCGCCGGGCTGCTGTACCTGCACGAGGGGTGGGAGCAGGTGGTGGTGCACCGGGACATCAAGGCCGGCAACGTGCTCCTCGACGCCGACATGAACGGCAAGCTCAGCGACTTCGGTTTCGCGCGGCTCTACGACCACGGCGGCGACCCGCACGCGACGCACGTGGTCGGCACGCTCGGGTACATCGCGCCGGAGATGAGCAAGACCGGCATGGCCACCACGAGCTCCGACATCTTCGCCTTCGGAGCCTTCCTGCTCGAGGTGGCGTGCGGCCGGAGGCCCGTGGTGTTCACCGCGGACGCCGACGGCGACTTGCCGTCACCGGCGGGTATCGTCGAGCTCGTCCTCCAGCGCTGGAAGGCCGGGAAGATCACGGAGGCTCGGGACCCGAGGATCGGCGAGTGCGACGAGGACGACCTGGAGCTGGTCCTCAAGCTGGGGCTGCTCTGCTCGCACCCTGACCCGGAGCGCCGGCCGGGCATGAGGCAGGTGGTGCAGATGCTGGAACATGCCGTGCCCCCGCCAGAGATGTCGCCGGAGGTTATCAGCGAGAGCATGAAGCAGTTCGAGCACCATGAGGCTTTCGACGAGTTCGTCGGAATGTCGTTCCCGTCGACGTCCGAGGTCACCACCGCCACGACGCGGCAATTCTCAAACGGCAGCCGTCCTCGTAGTGACTTCCATTCAAGCTAG